One window from the genome of Cryptococcus tetragattii IND107 chromosome 2, whole genome shotgun sequence encodes:
- a CDS encoding E3 ubiquitin-protein ligase RBX1: MEIDQVTNPGKLAAENDKKPRFEVKKWNAVALWAWDIAVDNCAICKSHIMDLCMDCQANQGAESENGCTVAWGICNHAFHFHCISRWLKTRQVCPLDNRQWELQKYGR, encoded by the exons ATGGAAATCGACCAAGTAACAAACCCAGGAAAGTTAGCGGCTGAAAATGACAAGAAGCCAAGATTcgaggtgaagaag TGGAATGCTGTTGCTCTTTGGGCATGGG ACATTGCTGTTGACAATTGTGCCATTTGCAAGAGCCATATCATGGACCTCTGCATGGATTGCCAGGCCAATCAAGGTGCAGAGAGCGAAAACG GGTGTACTGTAGCATGGGGTATCTGTAAC CACGCTTTCCACTTTCACTGCATCTCTAGATGGCTCAAAACTCGACAAG TATGCCCTCTTGATAA CCGACAATGGGAACTTCAGAAGTACGGCCGCTAG